From Deltaproteobacteria bacterium, the proteins below share one genomic window:
- the dapA gene encoding 4-hydroxy-tetrahydrodipicolinate synthase translates to MLSGVYTAIITPFSNGLDAKGLDALVDFQVACGVSGVLAAGTTGESPTLSWVEHHEVTRRVSLRARDKVDVVAGTGSNNTTEALEATRFAAENGASAVLLVDPYYNGPSSLEIRREYLAPVAAAFPDLTVIPYVIPGRTGAQLLPQDLALLNESHPNVSAVKEATGDFDNMKLTRQLCGNKFVILSGDDDKTFSMMESAEIKASGVISVISNVAPKAVADMVAAALVGNWEEARRVETALKPLFSIVVVTTMESSAKGDVKCRARNPLPIKALMRVLGMPAGPCRKPLGLMTKKGLNVVLDAARKVQAENSWVFAPLESHFGVNVEDRLSNPKSWEGLAYEDY, encoded by the coding sequence ATGCTTTCGGGTGTATATACGGCGATCATCACGCCGTTTTCAAATGGATTGGATGCAAAAGGACTCGACGCGCTGGTGGATTTCCAGGTGGCCTGCGGGGTCTCCGGGGTTCTGGCGGCGGGCACAACGGGCGAAAGCCCCACGCTTTCGTGGGTGGAGCATCACGAGGTCACCCGCCGGGTGTCCCTGAGGGCAAGGGACAAGGTGGACGTGGTGGCCGGAACCGGCTCCAACAACACCACCGAGGCCCTGGAGGCAACCCGTTTTGCGGCTGAAAACGGCGCAAGCGCGGTGCTTCTGGTGGACCCCTACTACAACGGCCCAAGCTCGCTGGAAATACGGCGCGAGTATCTCGCTCCCGTGGCTGCGGCCTTTCCCGACCTCACGGTCATCCCGTACGTGATTCCGGGGCGCACCGGGGCCCAGCTTCTGCCCCAGGACCTTGCGCTTCTCAACGAATCCCACCCCAACGTGAGCGCGGTGAAGGAAGCCACGGGCGATTTCGACAACATGAAGCTCACCCGCCAGCTTTGCGGCAATAAATTCGTCATCCTCTCAGGCGACGACGACAAGACCTTTTCCATGATGGAAAGCGCGGAAATCAAGGCTTCCGGCGTCATTTCGGTGATTTCCAACGTGGCTCCCAAGGCGGTGGCCGACATGGTGGCCGCCGCGCTCGTCGGTAACTGGGAGGAGGCCCGCCGGGTGGAGACCGCCCTGAAGCCGCTCTTTTCCATCGTTGTGGTCACCACCATGGAAAGCTCGGCCAAGGGCGATGTGAAATGCCGGGCCAGGAATCCGCTCCCCATAAAGGCCCTGATGCGGGTCCTGGGGATGCCCGCCGGCCCCTGCCGCAAGCCCCTTGGGCTGATGACGAAAAAGGGCCTTAACGTGGTCCTCGACGCGGCCCGCAAGGTCCAGGCCGAGAATTCCTGGGTCTTCGCACCCCTGGAGTCCCACTTCGGCGTCAACGTGGAAGACCGCCTGTCTAACCCCAAATCCTGGGAAGGGCTGG
- a CDS encoding tetratricopeptide repeat protein translates to MKGSVVMRQSLQAGIAVLALFALFALYGCGVQMESLASRSDWSFKQGADALERGQYDAAIIHYTRFIQENQGKPARLAPAYNNRAAAYRAIKDRDRALSDYNQAVDLSDAENRWQYMMQRGIFLHESGSVKDALADFERVIARKPDLKSAYYYRGLCWKALNELEKAEADFLKAK, encoded by the coding sequence GTGAAAGGGTCCGTCGTCATGAGGCAAAGCCTTCAAGCAGGTATCGCGGTTCTCGCCCTTTTTGCGCTGTTTGCGCTCTACGGCTGCGGAGTGCAGATGGAGTCCCTGGCTTCGCGCTCGGACTGGAGCTTCAAACAGGGGGCGGACGCCCTGGAACGCGGCCAGTACGATGCGGCCATAATCCATTACACCCGCTTCATCCAGGAAAATCAGGGAAAACCAGCCCGGTTGGCGCCGGCCTACAACAACAGGGCCGCCGCTTACCGGGCCATCAAGGACCGGGACCGCGCCCTTTCGGACTACAACCAGGCGGTGGACCTTTCCGATGCCGAAAATCGCTGGCAGTACATGATGCAGCGCGGGATATTCCTTCACGAATCCGGGTCCGTAAAAGACGCCCTGGCTGATTTTGAAAGGGTGATAGCAAGAAAGCCCGACCTGAAGTCCGCCTACTACTACCGGGGCCTGTGCTGGAAGGCCCTGAATGAGTTGGAGAAGGCGGAGGCGGATTTTCTTAAGGCCAAATAG
- a CDS encoding zinc-ribbon domain-containing protein, which translates to MEITCENCRAQFKIPDEKLPKDKLVAVPCPKCKEKITVDTRAKNHNGKPPAPANGKTGKNLADEVISGQYDASDKPFDYIDEGTLTALVCDADSGNKARVRAALENMHYRVTEASTAREALKAMRFHIFDMVVLNEMFDTDNAENNHVLKFLGRLTISTRRQIFLVLLCSEHRTMDNMASFTKSVNIIINLKNIDEIGSIISTGVSENNGFYRTFNDTLKKMGRL; encoded by the coding sequence ATGGAAATAACCTGCGAAAACTGCCGGGCCCAGTTCAAGATTCCGGACGAGAAACTGCCCAAGGACAAGCTGGTGGCTGTTCCCTGCCCCAAGTGCAAGGAAAAGATCACCGTTGACACGCGGGCCAAAAACCACAACGGCAAGCCCCCGGCTCCGGCAAACGGCAAGACTGGAAAAAACCTGGCGGACGAGGTGATTTCCGGCCAGTACGACGCTTCGGACAAGCCCTTTGATTACATTGACGAGGGAACCCTCACGGCCCTGGTCTGCGATGCGGATTCCGGCAACAAGGCGCGGGTGAGGGCGGCCCTGGAAAACATGCACTACCGGGTCACCGAGGCGTCCACCGCCCGCGAGGCCCTGAAAGCCATGCGTTTTCACATTTTCGACATGGTTGTCCTAAACGAGATGTTCGACACGGACAACGCGGAAAACAACCACGTGCTGAAATTTTTGGGAAGGCTCACCATTTCCACGCGAAGGCAGATTTTCCTGGTGCTTTTATGCTCCGAACACCGCACCATGGACAACATGGCATCCTTCACCAAAAGCGTCAATATAATCATCAACTTGAAGAACATCGACGAGATTGGCAGCATCATCAGCACCGGGGTTTCGGAAAACAACGGTTTTTACCGCACGTTCAACGATACGTTGAAAAAAATGGGACGCCTGTAA
- a CDS encoding PilT/PilU family type 4a pilus ATPase — MRKQEIDHILTKMLDSYDNVSDLNITAGKPFQVESSGVLYPVEMTPPVKELTPFQTEIFALNLINKDRRLTDILLNEGSCDLSYELPGKARFRVNIFSQRGTYSVVLRKLETKIPTIQDLALPQAFHKMAKEKNGIILVTGATGSGKSTSLAALLNEINEAESFHIITLEDPVEYQHPHKKATFNQRELGADFDSFSRGLRAAMRQAPKVILVGEMRDRETVEIALSAAETGHLVMSTLHTIDSGQTINRILGMFNTEEENQIRIRLADTMRWIVCQRLLPKVGGGRVAAFEVMGSNIRVKDTILHGESEGKTFYEIIQQGTAFGMTTFDDYIISLYERGFITEATGAAYASHKAVVGRGIDSVKSARGEATSDIDHLEVDNAYGRNIK, encoded by the coding sequence ATGCGCAAGCAGGAAATCGACCACATCCTTACAAAGATGCTGGATTCCTACGACAACGTCTCGGATTTGAACATCACTGCCGGCAAGCCCTTCCAGGTTGAAAGCTCCGGCGTCCTGTACCCGGTGGAAATGACCCCGCCGGTGAAGGAGCTGACGCCCTTTCAGACCGAGATATTCGCCCTGAATCTCATAAACAAGGACAGGCGTCTCACGGACATCCTTCTGAACGAGGGCTCCTGCGACCTTTCCTACGAGCTTCCTGGCAAGGCCCGCTTCCGCGTGAACATCTTCTCCCAGCGCGGCACCTACTCGGTGGTTCTGCGAAAACTGGAAACCAAGATTCCCACCATCCAGGATTTGGCCCTTCCCCAGGCCTTTCACAAGATGGCCAAGGAGAAGAACGGTATCATCCTGGTGACGGGCGCGACGGGTTCGGGTAAATCCACCAGCCTTGCGGCCCTTCTGAACGAGATCAACGAGGCCGAGAGCTTCCACATCATAACCCTGGAAGACCCTGTGGAATACCAGCATCCGCACAAGAAGGCCACCTTCAACCAGCGCGAGCTGGGCGCGGATTTCGACAGCTTTTCGCGGGGCCTTCGGGCCGCCATGCGCCAGGCCCCCAAGGTGATCCTGGTGGGCGAAATGCGGGACCGCGAAACCGTGGAAATCGCGCTTTCGGCGGCGGAAACAGGGCATCTGGTCATGAGCACCCTGCACACCATCGACTCCGGCCAGACCATCAACCGAATTCTCGGCATGTTTAACACCGAGGAGGAAAACCAGATACGCATAAGGCTCGCCGACACAATGCGGTGGATCGTGTGCCAGAGGCTCCTTCCCAAGGTGGGCGGAGGGCGCGTGGCGGCCTTCGAGGTCATGGGCTCCAACATCCGCGTAAAGGACACCATCCTTCACGGCGAAAGCGAGGGCAAGACCTTTTACGAGATCATCCAGCAGGGCACGGCCTTCGGCATGACCACCTTCGATGATTACATCATCTCCCTTTACGAGCGCGGCTTCATCACCGAGGCCACGGGCGCGGCCTACGCGTCCCACAAGGCAGTGGTGGGCAGGGGCATCGACTCGGTGAAGAGCGCGCGCGGCGAGGCCACCAGCGACATAGACCACCTGGAAGTGGACAACGCCTACGGCAGAAACATAAAATAG
- a CDS encoding type IV pilus twitching motility protein PilT, with translation MAKIDAFFKLMHEQGASDLHLVSGQQPALRIRGEIERIKYKVLESDELRGMLYEITPEDRIKIFEETGDLDFGYELPGVARYRANFFMQKYGVAAVFREIPQVIQTAEQLGLPPVVSKLASLPRGLVIVTGPTGSGKSTTLASIIDVANRSRKDHIITIEDPIEFVHESKSCIVNHREVGTHTKNFTNALRGALREDPDIILVGEMRDLETISLAVEAASTGHLVFATLHTTSAAKTVDRIIEVFPASQQEQIRSTLADGIRCVISQTLFKRIDKKGRCAALEILIATPAVRNLIRENKTFQIPSAVQTGKKYGMQLLDDAIMDLVHRGRIDVEDAYMKANDKARFRPLLKNPPTDFTEA, from the coding sequence ATGGCCAAGATTGATGCATTTTTCAAACTCATGCACGAGCAGGGGGCGTCGGACCTTCACCTTGTCTCCGGCCAGCAGCCCGCCCTGCGCATACGCGGCGAAATAGAGCGCATCAAGTACAAGGTCCTGGAATCCGACGAATTGCGCGGAATGCTCTACGAGATCACACCCGAAGACCGCATCAAGATCTTCGAGGAAACGGGCGATCTCGATTTCGGCTACGAGCTTCCGGGCGTGGCCCGCTACAGGGCCAACTTTTTCATGCAGAAATACGGGGTTGCTGCGGTTTTCCGCGAAATTCCCCAGGTGATACAGACCGCCGAGCAGCTGGGCCTTCCCCCGGTGGTGTCCAAGCTCGCCTCCCTCCCGCGCGGGCTTGTCATTGTTACGGGCCCCACCGGAAGCGGCAAGTCAACCACACTGGCGTCCATCATCGACGTGGCCAACCGCAGCCGCAAGGACCACATCATAACCATCGAGGACCCCATAGAATTCGTCCATGAGTCCAAAAGCTGCATAGTGAACCACCGGGAGGTGGGAACCCACACCAAGAACTTCACCAACGCGCTTAGGGGGGCGCTCCGCGAGGACCCGGACATAATCCTCGTGGGCGAAATGCGCGACCTTGAAACCATAAGCCTTGCGGTGGAGGCCGCCTCCACGGGCCATCTTGTCTTCGCCACCCTTCACACCACAAGCGCGGCCAAGACGGTGGACCGCATCATCGAAGTCTTCCCTGCGAGCCAGCAGGAGCAGATACGCTCGACGCTCGCCGACGGCATACGCTGCGTCATAAGCCAGACCCTTTTCAAGCGCATAGACAAGAAGGGGCGCTGCGCGGCCCTGGAGATTCTAATCGCCACCCCGGCCGTGCGAAACCTGATCCGTGAAAACAAGACCTTCCAGATTCCTTCTGCGGTCCAGACCGGAAAGAAATATGGAATGCAGCTTCTGGACGACGCCATCATGGATCTGGTGCACAGGGGTCGGATAGACGTTGAAGACGCCTACATGAAGGCCAACGACAAGGCCCGGTTCAGGCCGCTTCTGAAAAACCCGCCCACGGACTTCACGGAGGCGTGA